From Zavarzinella sp., one genomic window encodes:
- a CDS encoding glycosyltransferase family 2 protein, with protein sequence MVPLSVVIPSYRRADLLQDCLESVCSYAPHGTEIIVVDDGSKNGIISSVAKMFASVQVVRNAVSLGFCGAVNRGISAAQGTIIELLNDDTIVTPGWADSALSEFTDPAIGCVAPLVLIRGNSRQDRVQIDSAGDHYHLGGFARKRFHRKLLKEKNLQREIVFGASASSAFYRADLLRLVGGFPELFQAYFEDVDVSWRIRNAGWKTLFTPHSVVWHHVHGSYQERPELVEQQSRNEERVWWRNVPNKRRHALAHLMTLAGKSFRRLSEGNFRPFLRGRMQAWRELICNTSFDN encoded by the coding sequence GTGGTTCCTCTCAGTGTGGTGATTCCCTCATATCGACGTGCCGATCTTTTGCAGGACTGCCTGGAAAGTGTCTGCTCTTACGCACCCCACGGAACTGAGATCATCGTTGTGGATGACGGCTCTAAAAATGGCATCATTTCCAGTGTTGCAAAGATGTTTGCGTCGGTTCAAGTTGTGCGTAACGCGGTCTCACTTGGATTTTGTGGTGCGGTGAATCGGGGCATTAGTGCAGCACAAGGCACAATTATCGAACTATTAAACGACGATACGATTGTCACCCCAGGGTGGGCTGATTCTGCTCTGTCAGAATTCACTGATCCTGCAATTGGCTGTGTCGCACCGCTTGTTTTGATTCGTGGGAACTCGAGGCAGGATCGAGTTCAGATCGACAGTGCTGGTGATCACTACCACCTGGGCGGTTTTGCTCGTAAGCGCTTTCATCGCAAGTTACTGAAAGAAAAGAACTTACAACGGGAAATTGTTTTTGGCGCCAGTGCATCATCTGCGTTTTACCGTGCGGATCTGTTACGTCTGGTGGGGGGATTTCCAGAGTTATTTCAGGCCTACTTTGAAGATGTTGATGTGTCGTGGCGAATTCGCAATGCTGGATGGAAAACGCTCTTTACCCCACACAGCGTGGTATGGCACCATGTCCATGGCAGTTATCAGGAACGCCCTGAACTGGTAGAACAACAATCGCGGAATGAAGAGCGAGTCTGGTGGCGCAATGTGCCGAACAAACGTCGCCATGCGTTGGCACACTTGATGACGCTGGCTGGAAAATCATTCCGACGATTGTCCGAAGGAAATTTCCGCCCGTTCCTGCGTGGCCGAATGCAGGCCTGGCGTGAATTGATCTGTAACACCAGTTTCGACAACTAA